A single window of Mycobacteriales bacterium DNA harbors:
- the rpmE gene encoding 50S ribosomal protein L31, translating into MKPDIHPQYVETTVTCTCGNTFTTRSTAKNGVIHADVCSACHPFYTGKQKILDTGGRVARFEQRYAKKSK; encoded by the coding sequence GTGAAACCCGATATCCACCCGCAGTACGTCGAGACCACCGTGACGTGCACCTGCGGCAACACCTTTACCACCCGCAGCACCGCGAAGAACGGCGTGATCCACGCCGACGTGTGCTCGGCCTGCCACCCCTTCTACACCGGCAAGCAGAAGATCCTCGACACCGGCGGCCGCGTCGCCCGCTTCGAGCAGAGGTACGCGAAGAAGTCCAAGTAG
- the rho gene encoding transcription termination factor Rho: MSAKLLPELQQLAGDLGISGTAKLRKNQLIEAIQAAQSGAGAPSTGAASANGHAGTRAPEKSRTHNNRPAADGAGDSGGEAAEDGGRGERQGREDRSRDNSGRESSGRDNQGRDGRDNQSRDNSGRDNQGRDNSQRDRGDRQRSGQSQGNQGNQGNRNQNQGNGPRDHRDDEDYGGGRGRRGRFRERNRGRGGRDRFGQSDAEPVIAEDDVLVPVAGIIDILDNYAFVRTGGYLSGPDDVYVSLSQVRRNGLRKGDAVTGAVRQPREGERREKFNALVRLDTVNGVDPEEAKKRPEFSKLVPLYPQERLRLETEPNVVTTRVIDLVAPIGKGQRGLIVSPPKAGKTMVLQAIANAITTNNPEVHLMVVLVDERPEEVTDMQRSVKGEVIASTFDRPPTDHTTVAELSIERAKRLVELGHDVVVLLDSITRLGRAYNLAAPASGRILSGGVDSTALYPPKRFLGAARNIEDGGSLTILATALVETGSTMDTVIFEEFKGTGNMELKLDRKLADKRIFPAVDIDPSGTRKEEILLAPEELQIVWKLRRVLHALESQQAMELLLSKIKETSSNYEFLLQVQKTTSD; the protein is encoded by the coding sequence CTGTCCGCCAAGCTGCTGCCCGAGCTGCAGCAGCTCGCGGGTGACCTCGGAATCTCCGGTACGGCGAAGCTGCGCAAGAACCAGCTGATCGAGGCCATCCAGGCCGCCCAGTCCGGCGCCGGTGCGCCGTCGACCGGCGCCGCCTCGGCCAACGGTCACGCGGGCACGCGCGCTCCCGAGAAGAGCCGGACGCACAACAACCGGCCGGCCGCCGATGGCGCCGGCGACTCCGGTGGCGAGGCCGCCGAGGACGGCGGGCGCGGCGAGCGTCAGGGCCGCGAGGACCGCAGCCGGGACAACTCCGGTCGCGAGAGCTCCGGCCGTGACAACCAGGGCCGCGACGGCCGTGACAACCAGAGCCGCGACAACTCAGGTCGCGACAACCAGGGCCGCGACAACTCCCAGCGCGACCGCGGCGACCGCCAGCGCAGCGGCCAGTCGCAGGGCAACCAGGGCAACCAGGGCAACCGCAACCAGAACCAAGGCAACGGCCCGCGCGACCATCGCGACGACGAGGACTACGGCGGCGGCCGCGGCCGGCGTGGCCGATTCCGCGAGCGCAACCGCGGTCGTGGCGGCCGTGACCGCTTCGGCCAGAGTGACGCCGAGCCGGTCATTGCCGAGGACGACGTACTCGTCCCGGTCGCCGGCATCATCGACATCCTCGACAACTACGCGTTCGTCCGTACCGGTGGTTATCTCTCCGGGCCCGACGACGTCTACGTGTCGCTGTCCCAGGTACGCCGCAACGGCCTGCGCAAGGGTGACGCGGTCACCGGCGCGGTCCGCCAGCCTCGCGAGGGCGAGCGGCGGGAGAAGTTCAACGCGCTCGTCCGGCTCGACACCGTCAACGGCGTCGACCCCGAGGAGGCGAAGAAGCGCCCCGAGTTCTCGAAGCTGGTGCCGTTGTACCCGCAGGAGCGGCTGCGCCTCGAGACCGAGCCGAACGTTGTCACGACCCGGGTCATCGATCTGGTCGCGCCAATCGGCAAGGGCCAGCGTGGCCTGATCGTCTCGCCGCCGAAGGCCGGCAAGACGATGGTGCTGCAGGCGATCGCGAACGCGATCACCACCAACAACCCTGAGGTCCACCTCATGGTCGTGCTCGTCGACGAGCGGCCTGAGGAGGTCACCGACATGCAGCGTTCGGTGAAGGGTGAGGTCATCGCCTCGACCTTCGACCGGCCGCCGACGGACCACACGACGGTCGCCGAGCTGTCGATCGAACGCGCGAAGCGCCTGGTCGAGCTCGGCCACGACGTCGTCGTACTGCTCGACTCGATCACCCGGCTCGGCCGCGCCTACAACCTGGCGGCTCCCGCCAGCGGCCGGATCCTGTCCGGTGGTGTCGACTCGACCGCGCTCTATCCGCCGAAGCGCTTCCTCGGCGCGGCCCGCAACATCGAGGACGGCGGCTCGCTGACCATCCTCGCGACCGCGCTGGTCGAGACCGGGTCCACGATGGACACGGTGATCTTCGAGGAGTTCAAGGGCACCGGCAACATGGAGCTCAAGCTCGACCGCAAGCTCGCGGACAAGCGGATCTTCCCGGCGGTCGACATCGACCCGTCCGGCACCCGCAAGGAGGAGATCCTCCTCGCGCCGGAGGAGCTGCAGATCGTCTGGAAGCTGCGCCGGGTGCTGCACGCGCTCGAGTCGCAGCAGGCGATGGAGTTGCTGCTGTCGAAGATCAAGGAGACCTCGAGCAACTACGAGTTCCTCCTGCAGGTCCAGAAGACGACCAGCGACTAG
- the thrC gene encoding threonine synthase — MTATMSRTSPWRGVIEEFRDRLPVSDATPVVTLLEGGTPLLPAPRLSAMTGCDVWLKVEGLNPTGSFKDRGMTVAISKAAEEGSKAVICASTGNTSASAAAYAVRAGMLCAVLVPSGKIAMGKLAQALVHGARLLQVDGNFDDCLNLARDLADHHPVSLVNSVNAYRIEGQKTAAFEICDTLGDAPDVHCLPVGNAGNITAYWKGYQEYAADGSSSRRPVMRGFQAAGSAPIVRGAPVASPSTIATAIRIGNPASWQQALAARDESGGAIESVTDRQILAAYRLLAKEEGVFVEPASAASVAGLLQSRDNGSLAAGLCIVCTVTGNGLKDPEWAIAGAPVPVTIPADVAAAAAALEL, encoded by the coding sequence ATGACCGCGACCATGTCGCGCACCTCGCCCTGGCGCGGGGTGATCGAGGAGTTCCGCGACCGCCTGCCGGTGAGCGACGCGACACCGGTCGTCACCCTGCTCGAAGGCGGTACGCCGCTGCTGCCCGCGCCGCGGCTGTCCGCGATGACCGGCTGCGACGTGTGGCTGAAGGTCGAGGGCCTGAACCCCACCGGCTCGTTCAAGGACCGCGGCATGACGGTCGCGATCAGCAAGGCCGCCGAGGAGGGCTCGAAGGCGGTCATCTGCGCATCGACCGGCAACACCTCCGCGAGCGCCGCCGCCTATGCGGTCCGCGCCGGCATGCTCTGCGCCGTGCTCGTGCCGAGCGGCAAGATCGCGATGGGCAAGCTCGCGCAGGCCCTCGTGCACGGTGCGCGGCTGCTGCAGGTCGACGGCAACTTCGACGACTGCCTCAACCTCGCCCGCGACCTCGCCGACCACCACCCGGTCTCGCTGGTCAACTCCGTCAACGCCTACCGGATCGAGGGGCAGAAGACCGCGGCGTTCGAGATCTGCGACACCCTCGGCGACGCGCCGGACGTGCACTGCCTCCCGGTCGGCAACGCGGGCAACATCACGGCGTACTGGAAGGGCTACCAGGAGTACGCCGCCGACGGCAGCAGCTCGCGGCGGCCGGTGATGCGCGGCTTCCAGGCGGCCGGCTCGGCGCCGATCGTCCGCGGTGCGCCGGTGGCAAGCCCGTCGACGATCGCGACCGCGATCCGGATCGGCAACCCCGCGTCATGGCAGCAGGCGCTCGCCGCGCGCGACGAGTCCGGTGGGGCGATCGAGTCGGTGACCGACCGGCAGATCCTCGCCGCCTACCGCCTGCTCGCCAAGGAAGAAGGTGTCTTCGTCGAGCCGGCGAGCGCGGCGAGCGTCGCCGGGTTGCTGCAGTCGCGCGACAACGGCTCGCTCGCGGCCGGTCTCTGCATCGTCTGCACGGTGACCGGCAACGGCTTGAAGGACCCCGAGTGGGCGATCGCCGGCGCGCCGGTGCCGGTCACGATCCCCGCCGACGTCGCCGCGGCCGCCGCCGCGCTCGAGCTGTAG
- a CDS encoding homoserine dehydrogenase, whose product MTVKPMRVALLGCGVVGSEVIRLLELQHDDLAQRIGAPLELAGIAVRRPQRQRELAIDPALFTADAESLVARDDVDVVVEVIGGIEPARSLLVTALERGASVVTANKALLAEDGATLYEAARRGNADLYCEASVAGAIPLLRPLRESLAGDRVTRVMGIVNGTTNYVLTRMDSTGAGFAEALEEAQALGYAEADPTADIDGFDAAAKAAILASLAFHTRVTSADVYREGIADVTAGDVESARNMNGVVKLLAIAERGPDHSGRDSIGVRVHPAILDRGHPLAGVRDAYNAVFVEADAAGQLMFYGRGAGGAPTASAVLGDLVAVCRNRLTDARGAGDSSYAQLRIRPMGETVTRYHVSLDVADKAGVLAAVAQAFAVHDVSIQTVHQEGHGDDATLVIVTHTATDAALTATVDEVRRLDAVRAVASVMRVEGGVG is encoded by the coding sequence ATGACCGTCAAGCCGATGCGAGTCGCGTTGCTCGGCTGCGGGGTGGTCGGCAGCGAGGTCATCCGCCTGCTCGAGCTGCAGCACGACGACCTCGCGCAGCGGATCGGTGCGCCGCTCGAGCTGGCCGGCATCGCGGTACGACGACCGCAGCGCCAGCGCGAGCTTGCCATCGACCCGGCGCTGTTCACCGCCGACGCCGAGTCACTCGTCGCGCGCGATGACGTCGACGTCGTCGTCGAGGTCATCGGCGGGATCGAGCCGGCCCGGTCGCTGCTCGTCACTGCGCTCGAGCGCGGCGCGTCGGTCGTCACCGCCAACAAGGCGCTGCTCGCGGAGGACGGCGCGACCCTCTACGAAGCGGCCCGGCGCGGCAACGCCGATCTCTACTGCGAGGCGAGCGTCGCCGGCGCGATCCCGTTGCTGCGGCCGTTGCGCGAGTCGCTCGCCGGCGACCGCGTGACCCGCGTCATGGGGATCGTCAACGGCACCACCAACTACGTGCTCACGCGGATGGACTCGACCGGAGCCGGGTTCGCGGAGGCGCTCGAGGAGGCGCAGGCCCTCGGGTACGCCGAAGCCGACCCGACCGCCGACATCGACGGCTTCGACGCCGCCGCCAAGGCCGCGATCCTCGCCAGCCTGGCGTTCCACACCCGCGTGACCTCCGCCGACGTCTACCGCGAGGGCATCGCCGACGTCACCGCCGGCGACGTCGAGTCCGCGCGCAACATGAACGGTGTGGTCAAGCTGCTCGCGATCGCCGAGCGCGGCCCGGACCACTCCGGCCGCGACTCGATCGGCGTCCGCGTGCACCCGGCGATCCTGGACCGCGGGCACCCGCTCGCCGGCGTACGAGACGCCTACAACGCGGTCTTCGTCGAGGCCGACGCCGCCGGCCAGCTGATGTTCTACGGCCGCGGCGCCGGTGGCGCGCCGACCGCGAGCGCCGTGCTCGGCGACCTGGTCGCGGTCTGCCGCAACCGGCTCACCGACGCGCGCGGCGCGGGCGACTCGTCGTACGCGCAGCTGCGGATCCGCCCGATGGGGGAGACCGTCACCCGCTACCACGTCAGCCTCGACGTCGCCGACAAGGCCGGTGTGCTCGCCGCCGTCGCGCAGGCGTTCGCCGTGCACGACGTGTCGATCCAGACCGTGCACCAGGAGGGCCACGGCGACGACGCGACGCTCGTCATCGTGACGCACACCGCGACCGATGCTGCGTTGACCGCGACCGTCGACGAGGTACGCCGGCTCGACGCGGTCCGCGCCGTCGCGAGCGTCATGCGGGTCGAAGGAGGGGTCGGATGA
- the lysA gene encoding diaminopimelate decarboxylase, with translation MHGDTAAPPHPLGPPPDDLAVLDPAVWPIGTGRADGGVLTLAGCDVRDLATEHGSPMYVVVEQDVRARCRAYRDAFGEDTDIYYAAKAFLSKEVARWILSEDLSFDVATGGELELALAAGVPADRILLHGNNKSSAELEAAVAAGVSRIVLDSDLEIARLAHIADKAGVRQRVLVRVTVGVEAHTHEFIATAHEDQKFGFSLASGAALEAVRRVHMLPSLELVGLHSHIGSQIFDTAGFEVAAHRVIGFAAVVRDALGITLPELDLGGGFGIAYTAADDPADIVEIAKQLRAIVERECATLALPVPRLAFEPGRAIIGPAGVTLYEVGTIKDVDGIRTYVSVDGGMSDNIRTALYDADYTCVLASRRSDAEPMLARVVGKHCEAGDIVVRDVWLPSDLAPGDLLAVAATGAYCRSMASNYNAVPRPPVIAVRDGNSSVLVRRETVADLLGLDQG, from the coding sequence CTGCACGGTGACACCGCGGCACCGCCGCACCCGCTCGGCCCACCCCCCGACGACCTTGCCGTGCTCGACCCTGCGGTCTGGCCGATCGGCACCGGCCGAGCCGACGGCGGCGTCCTGACCCTCGCCGGCTGCGACGTCCGCGACCTGGCCACCGAGCACGGCAGCCCGATGTACGTCGTCGTCGAGCAGGACGTCCGCGCCCGATGCCGCGCCTACCGCGACGCGTTTGGCGAGGACACCGATATCTATTACGCCGCGAAGGCGTTCCTGTCGAAGGAGGTCGCCCGCTGGATCCTCAGCGAGGACCTCTCGTTCGACGTCGCCACCGGCGGCGAGCTCGAGCTGGCGCTCGCTGCCGGCGTTCCGGCGGACCGAATCCTGTTGCACGGCAACAACAAGTCGAGCGCCGAGCTCGAGGCCGCGGTCGCTGCCGGCGTGAGCAGGATCGTGCTCGACAGCGACCTGGAGATCGCCCGGCTCGCGCACATTGCCGACAAGGCGGGCGTGCGGCAGCGGGTCCTGGTCCGCGTCACGGTCGGCGTCGAGGCGCACACGCACGAGTTCATCGCGACCGCGCACGAGGACCAGAAGTTCGGCTTCTCGCTCGCCAGCGGCGCCGCGCTGGAAGCGGTGCGCCGGGTCCACATGCTGCCGTCCCTCGAGCTGGTCGGCCTGCACAGCCACATCGGCTCGCAGATCTTCGACACTGCGGGGTTCGAGGTCGCCGCGCACCGCGTCATCGGCTTCGCGGCTGTGGTGCGCGACGCGCTCGGCATCACGCTTCCCGAGCTCGACCTCGGTGGCGGGTTCGGCATCGCCTACACGGCCGCCGACGACCCGGCCGACATCGTCGAGATCGCCAAGCAGTTGCGCGCGATCGTCGAGCGCGAGTGCGCCACGCTGGCGCTGCCCGTGCCGCGGCTGGCCTTCGAGCCCGGCCGCGCGATCATCGGCCCGGCCGGCGTGACCCTCTACGAGGTCGGCACGATCAAGGACGTCGACGGCATCCGCACCTACGTCAGCGTCGACGGCGGGATGAGCGACAACATCCGCACTGCGTTGTATGACGCGGATTACACCTGCGTGCTCGCCTCACGCCGCAGCGACGCCGAGCCGATGCTTGCCCGTGTGGTCGGAAAACACTGCGAGGCGGGCGACATCGTGGTCCGCGACGTCTGGCTGCCCTCCGACCTCGCGCCCGGCGACCTGCTCGCGGTGGCCGCGACCGGCGCGTACTGCCGCTCGATGGCCAGCAACTACAACGCCGTACCCCGCCCGCCGGTGATCGCCGTACGCGACGGGAACAGCAGCGTGCTGGTACGCCGCGAGACCGTCGCTGACCTGCTCGGGCTGGACCAGGGATGA
- the thrB gene encoding homoserine kinase, translated as MARRSGPAFRAAPIRVRVPATAANLGPGFDALGLALALYDDVVVHVTDEPGLSVDVAGMGAASVPRNARHLVVWSMRATFKRLGGAPPGLEVVCANRIPHGRGLGSSAAAIVAGVVAARSLVVGGKDRLDDDEALALAASLEGHPDNVAACLCGGLTIAWTEGDRAEAVSVPVDRSIAPVAFVPGSSSPTKAARRMLPDAVPHADAASNAGRAALLVEAMRSRPELLMAATEDALHQRYRAPVMPRTAALVGELRAAGIPAVVSGAGPTVLALTTAETRAGAMEFARRGWSALALDVSLEGAQAATQAGGSSPRV; from the coding sequence TTGGCCCGTCGCAGCGGTCCGGCGTTCCGCGCGGCTCCGATCCGCGTCCGCGTCCCCGCCACTGCCGCGAACCTCGGCCCGGGCTTCGACGCGCTCGGCCTCGCCCTCGCGTTGTACGACGACGTCGTCGTGCACGTCACGGACGAGCCGGGACTGTCGGTCGACGTCGCCGGCATGGGTGCGGCCAGCGTGCCCCGCAACGCGCGGCATCTCGTCGTATGGTCCATGCGAGCGACCTTCAAGCGGCTCGGCGGTGCTCCGCCCGGACTGGAAGTGGTGTGCGCCAACCGCATCCCGCACGGGCGCGGCCTGGGTTCCTCGGCTGCGGCGATCGTCGCCGGCGTGGTCGCGGCCCGCTCCCTCGTGGTCGGCGGCAAGGACCGGCTCGACGACGACGAAGCACTGGCGCTGGCCGCGTCACTCGAAGGACATCCCGACAACGTCGCGGCCTGCCTGTGCGGCGGCCTGACGATCGCCTGGACCGAGGGCGACCGTGCAGAGGCGGTGTCGGTGCCGGTCGACCGCTCGATCGCGCCGGTTGCGTTCGTGCCCGGGTCGAGCTCGCCGACGAAGGCGGCCCGGCGGATGCTCCCGGACGCCGTACCGCACGCCGACGCCGCCAGCAACGCCGGTCGCGCGGCGCTGCTGGTCGAGGCGATGCGGTCGCGGCCCGAGCTGCTGATGGCGGCCACCGAGGACGCCCTGCACCAGCGCTACCGGGCGCCGGTCATGCCGCGCACCGCCGCGCTGGTCGGCGAGCTTCGGGCCGCGGGAATCCCGGCCGTGGTGTCCGGTGCCGGGCCCACCGTTCTTGCGCTGACAACCGCCGAAACCCGTGCGGGGGCAATGGAGTTCGCCCGGCGGGGCTGGAGCGCGCTCGCCCTCGACGTCAGCCTCGAGGGCGCTCAGGCCGCAACCCAGGCGGGAGGGTCGTCACCGCGGGTGTAG
- a CDS encoding glycosyltransferase: protein MGTPPDRTLACLEESYLTPTVSVVVPALNEGRNLQQVFGAIPAWVLEVILVDGHSVDDTVEVARRCRPDVRVILQNRRGKGNALACGFAAARGDIVVMLDCDGSTDPAEIPDFVSALRNGADFAKGSRFVAGGYSHDITRVRRMGNSFLNALVKTLFAIRFTDLCYGYNAFWRDLVPAIGVPVGEAGEPVWGDGFEIETLMNIRVARTGARIVEVPSIEYKRLSGASNLRAWRDGLRVLRTIVRERRRSAVDFIYVREAAIPRQGSRPVVLPDVGSGHDPRSLGRAESVVANADGA from the coding sequence ATGGGGACTCCCCCCGACCGAACGCTGGCTTGCCTCGAAGAGAGCTACCTGACACCCACAGTGAGCGTCGTCGTTCCAGCATTGAACGAGGGCAGAAACCTCCAGCAAGTCTTCGGCGCAATCCCAGCGTGGGTTCTCGAGGTCATCCTCGTCGATGGCCATTCGGTGGACGACACCGTCGAGGTCGCCCGACGCTGCAGACCAGACGTCCGAGTGATACTGCAGAATCGGCGGGGCAAGGGAAACGCCCTCGCATGCGGCTTCGCGGCGGCCCGCGGTGACATCGTGGTAATGCTCGATTGCGATGGGTCGACTGACCCTGCCGAAATCCCAGACTTCGTATCCGCGCTGAGGAACGGCGCGGATTTCGCCAAGGGCAGTCGATTCGTCGCTGGGGGCTACTCGCACGACATTACGAGAGTCCGCAGGATGGGGAACAGCTTCCTGAACGCGCTGGTGAAGACGCTCTTTGCGATCCGCTTCACCGACTTGTGCTACGGATACAACGCCTTCTGGCGCGATCTCGTACCAGCCATCGGCGTGCCCGTCGGCGAGGCTGGTGAGCCTGTGTGGGGCGATGGGTTTGAAATCGAAACCCTCATGAACATTCGCGTCGCGCGAACGGGTGCGCGGATAGTCGAGGTGCCAAGCATCGAATACAAGCGCCTGTCCGGAGCCAGCAATCTCAGGGCCTGGCGCGACGGGCTACGGGTGCTCCGCACAATCGTGCGGGAGCGCCGTCGTTCGGCCGTCGACTTCATCTACGTCCGCGAGGCCGCAATTCCGAGACAGGGATCGCGCCCAGTCGTGCTGCCCGACGTCGGCTCGGGTCACGATCCCCGCTCTCTTGGCCGGGCCGAGAGCGTCGTTGCCAACGCAGACGGGGCGTGA
- a CDS encoding maleylpyruvate isomerase family mycothiol-dependent enzyme has protein sequence MSTTAITTTPTPSRRRPALDRATAMRLAAEEYVRYTSHLRDLTPEQWEAPTCCAGWDVRKMVCHTVGMAEFAASPVEQMRQMRAAKRQGGLFIDALAALQVAKHAHQSPDELIATMAEVGPRAARGRRRTPAPLRRLVGIESHADAAGRETESWSLGYLVDVILTRDTWMHRSDIAAATGTAMRLTPDHDGRIVDDVVREWAGRHGRPYRLTLTSPAGGEWGTGPASDAPVLELDAVEFCRLLTGRGVGEGLLATHVPF, from the coding sequence GTGTCGACCACCGCCATCACCACCACGCCGACCCCGAGCCGGCGCCGCCCGGCGCTCGACCGGGCCACCGCTATGCGGCTCGCCGCCGAGGAATACGTTCGCTACACCTCGCACCTGCGGGACCTGACGCCAGAGCAGTGGGAAGCGCCGACGTGCTGCGCCGGCTGGGACGTGCGCAAGATGGTGTGCCACACCGTCGGCATGGCGGAGTTCGCCGCCTCGCCCGTCGAGCAGATGCGCCAGATGCGCGCCGCGAAGCGGCAGGGGGGTCTGTTTATCGACGCCCTCGCCGCATTGCAGGTCGCCAAGCATGCCCATCAGTCCCCGGACGAGCTGATCGCCACCATGGCCGAGGTCGGGCCGCGGGCGGCGCGCGGCCGGCGCCGTACTCCCGCCCCGCTGCGTCGCCTCGTTGGCATCGAGTCGCACGCCGACGCCGCCGGGCGGGAGACCGAGAGCTGGTCGCTCGGCTACCTGGTTGATGTCATCCTCACCCGCGACACCTGGATGCACCGGTCGGACATTGCCGCCGCGACCGGCACGGCGATGCGCCTCACCCCCGACCATGACGGACGGATCGTCGATGACGTCGTGCGCGAGTGGGCCGGACGCCACGGCCGCCCCTACCGGCTCACCCTCACCAGCCCGGCCGGCGGCGAGTGGGGGACCGGCCCCGCGTCTGATGCGCCTGTGCTCGAACTCGACGCTGTCGAGTTCTGCAGGCTCCTGACGGGACGCGGCGTGGGCGAGGGTCTGCTCGCCACCCACGTCCCCTTCTGA
- the argS gene encoding arginine--tRNA ligase produces the protein MTPADLAGAVVSAIQAAVDDGELAVQVPESVVVEHPKNREHGDYATNAALQLAKPAGRPPREVAGIIADRLRRVAGVERVDVAGPGFLNITLSADAQGELARTIVQSGTDYGTSDLLAKERINLEFVSANPTGPVHLGAVRWAAVGDALGRVLTAAGADVTREYYFNDAGSQIERFARSLLAAARHQPIPEDGYVGDYIDDIAAAIVASRPDVLQLPEDEALEAFRSDGVELMFAEIKESLADFGVVFDVYFNEKSLHDKGELDAALARLTEQGRVFEEDGALWLRTMDFGDDKNRVIRKSDGEWTYFAADCAYYLDKRERGFDRLIYMLGADHHGYVGRLRAVAACFGDDPNQTVEVLIGQLVNLIKDGEPVRMSKRAGNVVLLDTLIDAIGVDAARYALARYSSDSPIDIDLDLWARQTNDNPVFYVQYAHARIASLLRNATSLGIDRGDAAKFQPGLLADPHEAALLGALGEFPRIVAGAAELREPHRIARYLEELAATYHRFYDACRVLPMGDDPATDLTRARLWLVEATRIVLSNGLGLLGVSAPERM, from the coding sequence GTGACTCCCGCCGATCTGGCCGGTGCCGTCGTCTCCGCGATTCAGGCTGCGGTCGACGACGGAGAGCTTGCCGTCCAGGTGCCGGAATCGGTCGTCGTCGAGCACCCAAAGAACCGCGAGCACGGGGACTACGCGACCAACGCCGCGCTCCAGCTCGCCAAGCCGGCCGGGCGGCCGCCGCGCGAGGTCGCCGGGATCATCGCCGATCGGCTCCGGCGCGTCGCGGGGGTCGAGCGGGTCGACGTCGCCGGCCCTGGCTTCCTCAACATCACGCTGTCCGCCGACGCCCAGGGCGAGCTCGCGCGCACGATCGTCCAGAGCGGCACCGACTACGGCACGAGCGATCTGCTCGCCAAGGAGCGGATCAACCTCGAGTTCGTCTCGGCCAACCCCACCGGTCCCGTGCACCTCGGCGCGGTCCGCTGGGCCGCGGTCGGTGACGCCCTCGGCCGGGTGCTGACCGCAGCCGGCGCCGACGTCACCCGCGAGTACTACTTCAACGACGCCGGCTCGCAGATCGAGCGCTTCGCCCGCTCCCTGCTCGCCGCCGCCCGCCACCAGCCGATCCCCGAGGACGGGTACGTCGGCGACTACATCGACGACATCGCCGCCGCGATCGTCGCCAGCCGGCCGGACGTCCTTCAGCTGCCCGAGGACGAGGCGCTCGAGGCGTTCCGCTCCGACGGCGTGGAGCTGATGTTCGCCGAGATCAAGGAGTCGCTCGCGGACTTCGGCGTCGTCTTCGACGTGTACTTCAACGAGAAGTCGTTGCACGACAAGGGGGAGCTCGACGCCGCGCTGGCCCGACTCACCGAACAGGGCCGCGTGTTCGAGGAGGACGGCGCCCTCTGGCTGCGCACGATGGACTTCGGCGACGACAAGAACCGCGTCATCCGCAAGAGCGACGGCGAGTGGACCTACTTCGCCGCCGACTGCGCCTACTACCTCGACAAGCGCGAGCGCGGCTTCGATCGGCTGATCTACATGCTCGGTGCGGATCACCACGGGTACGTCGGCCGGCTCCGTGCGGTCGCCGCCTGCTTCGGCGACGACCCGAACCAGACCGTCGAAGTCCTGATCGGGCAGCTGGTCAACCTGATCAAGGACGGTGAGCCGGTCCGGATGAGCAAGCGGGCGGGCAACGTCGTACTGCTCGACACCTTGATCGACGCGATCGGCGTCGACGCCGCGCGGTACGCACTCGCCCGCTACAGCAGCGACTCGCCGATCGACATCGACCTCGACCTGTGGGCTCGGCAGACCAACGACAACCCGGTGTTCTACGTGCAGTACGCGCACGCCCGGATCGCCTCGCTGCTGCGCAACGCGACGAGCCTCGGCATCGATCGCGGGGATGCGGCCAAGTTCCAGCCCGGCCTGCTCGCCGACCCGCACGAGGCTGCGTTGCTCGGCGCGCTGGGGGAGTTCCCGCGCATCGTCGCCGGCGCGGCCGAGCTGCGCGAGCCGCACCGGATCGCGCGCTACCTCGAGGAGCTGGCCGCGACCTACCACCGCTTCTACGACGCCTGCCGCGTCCTGCCGATGGGTGACGACCCCGCCACCGACCTCACCCGCGCGCGGCTCTGGCTGGTCGAAGCCACCCGGATCGTGCTGTCGAACGGCCTCGGCCTGCTCGGCGTGAGCGCTCCGGAGCGGATGTGA